One genomic region from Conexibacter woesei DSM 14684 encodes:
- a CDS encoding 2-oxo acid dehydrogenase subunit E2: protein MRADAEIVDRTLMTLTLTCDRRILYGADAARFLAEIKQLIEAPLDMTL from the coding sequence GTGCGCGCCGACGCCGAGATCGTCGACCGCACGCTCATGACGCTGACGCTCACGTGCGACCGCCGGATCCTCTACGGCGCGGACGCCGCTCGCTTCCTCGCCGAGATCAAACAGCTGATCGAAGCGCCGCTGGACATGACGCTGTGA